From the Billgrantia sulfidoxydans genome, one window contains:
- a CDS encoding glycosyltransferase family 4 protein produces MKVVHLTSAHPRYDTRIFHKQCRSLAAGGYPVTLVVADGEGDEERDGVVIVDVGQLPGRLNRILKTTQRVFDQARRLDADLYHLHDPELMPVGQRLKRLGKRVVYDAHEDLPRQMLAKHYLGKFTRHVLSRGVEAYQRRACRRFDAIVAATPYIRDRFGEFHPRVVDVNNFPMLGELDGALDARLAASPGESQSVCYVGGIAEVRGIREIIRAMEGVGHDCRLQLAGDFKTLALEQEVMTYAGWARVEAHGYLDRAGVRRVMAGSVAGLVTLHPIINYLDALPVKMFEYMSAGLPVIASDFPLWREIVEGSDCGLCVDPLDPEAIAEAIEYIVSHPERAREMGQNGQRAVVERYNWQQEERKLLDTYRALAR; encoded by the coding sequence ATGAAAGTGGTACACCTGACCTCCGCCCATCCGCGCTATGACACGCGGATCTTCCACAAGCAGTGCCGGTCGCTGGCCGCCGGCGGCTACCCGGTGACGCTGGTCGTCGCCGACGGCGAGGGCGACGAGGAGCGCGACGGGGTCGTCATCGTCGACGTCGGGCAACTGCCCGGGCGCCTCAACCGTATCTTGAAGACGACGCAGCGTGTCTTTGATCAGGCCAGGCGGCTGGATGCCGATCTCTACCATCTGCACGACCCTGAGTTGATGCCGGTGGGGCAGCGGCTCAAGCGGCTGGGCAAGCGCGTGGTCTACGATGCCCACGAGGATCTGCCGCGCCAGATGCTGGCCAAGCACTATCTCGGCAAGTTCACGCGGCACGTGCTGTCGCGCGGGGTCGAAGCCTATCAGCGGCGGGCCTGCCGTCGCTTCGATGCCATCGTGGCGGCGACCCCCTACATCCGCGATCGTTTCGGCGAGTTCCACCCCCGGGTGGTGGACGTCAACAACTTCCCCATGCTCGGCGAGCTCGACGGGGCGCTCGATGCGCGCCTGGCCGCGAGTCCGGGCGAATCCCAGTCGGTGTGCTACGTCGGCGGCATCGCCGAGGTGCGCGGCATTCGCGAGATCATCCGCGCGATGGAGGGGGTCGGCCACGATTGCCGGCTGCAGCTCGCCGGCGACTTCAAGACGCTGGCCCTGGAGCAGGAGGTGATGACCTACGCCGGCTGGGCGCGGGTCGAGGCGCACGGCTACCTCGATCGCGCCGGGGTCCGCCGAGTCATGGCCGGTTCGGTCGCCGGCCTGGTCACGCTTCACCCCATCATCAACTACCTCGATGCCTTGCCGGTGAAGATGTTCGAGTACATGAGCGCCGGGCTACCGGTGATCGCCTCCGATTTCCCGCTGTGGCGGGAGATCGTCGAGGGCAGCGACTGCGGGCTGTGCGTCGACCCCCTCGACCCGGAGGCCATCGCCGAGGCGATCGAGTACATCGTGAGCCACCCCGAGCGCGCCCGCGAGATGGGCCAGAACGGCCAGCGGGCCGTGGTCGAGCGCTACAACTGGCAGCAGGAGGAACGCAAGCTGCTGGACACCTATCGCGCCCTTGCCCGCTGA